From Ipomoea triloba cultivar NCNSP0323 chromosome 5, ASM357664v1, the proteins below share one genomic window:
- the LOC116019718 gene encoding uncharacterized protein LOC116019718 isoform X3: MMLQRVGLKTLDGGLQGQFAIESDIKLQGFKRPGARKLSKKFNSQNVSFVLDEKSCTGKYKSQPSTLENKIYQSDDYKFESWIWNNFRLSWLLSGEF, encoded by the exons ATGATGTTACAAAGAGTTGGTCTCAAAACTTTGG ATGGAGGATTACAGGGTCAATTTGCTATTGAATCTGATATAAAGCTCCAAGGTTTTAAGAGGCCGGGGGCTAGAAAACTTAGCAAGAAATTCAATTCACAGAATGTGTCTTTTGTGCTAGATGAGAAGTCTTGCACTGGCAAGTATAAGTCTCAGCCTTCCACTTTAGAGAATAAGATATACCAATCAGATGACTATAAATTTGAA AGTTGGATATGGAACAACTTCAGGCTTAGCTGGCTGCTGTCTGGTGAGTTTTAA
- the LOC116019718 gene encoding uncharacterized protein LOC116019718 isoform X1, whose protein sequence is MMLQRVGLKTLDGGLQGQFAIESDIKLQGFKRPGARKLSKKFNSQNVSFVLDEKSCTGKYKSQPSTLENKIYQSDDYKFEQRFSAVKSSLRIHRNMIFPPRQLQNESALMWSLPKVCD, encoded by the exons ATGATGTTACAAAGAGTTGGTCTCAAAACTTTGG ATGGAGGATTACAGGGTCAATTTGCTATTGAATCTGATATAAAGCTCCAAGGTTTTAAGAGGCCGGGGGCTAGAAAACTTAGCAAGAAATTCAATTCACAGAATGTGTCTTTTGTGCTAGATGAGAAGTCTTGCACTGGCAAGTATAAGTCTCAGCCTTCCACTTTAGAGAATAAGATATACCAATCAGATGACTATAAATTTGAA CAAAGGTTCTCGGCGGTGAAGTCAAGCCTACGGATCCACCGGAATATGATTTTCCCTCCTCGCCAACTGCAGAACGAATCTGCTCTGATGTGGTCACTGCCTAAGGTTTGCGACTAG
- the LOC116019718 gene encoding uncharacterized protein LOC116019718 isoform X2 — protein sequence MMLQRVGLKTLDGGLQGQFAIESDIKLQGFKRPGARKLSKKFNSQNVSFVLDEKSCTGKYKSQPSTLENKIYQSDDYKFEVLGGEVKPTDPPEYDFPSSPTAERICSDVVTA from the exons ATGATGTTACAAAGAGTTGGTCTCAAAACTTTGG ATGGAGGATTACAGGGTCAATTTGCTATTGAATCTGATATAAAGCTCCAAGGTTTTAAGAGGCCGGGGGCTAGAAAACTTAGCAAGAAATTCAATTCACAGAATGTGTCTTTTGTGCTAGATGAGAAGTCTTGCACTGGCAAGTATAAGTCTCAGCCTTCCACTTTAGAGAATAAGATATACCAATCAGATGACTATAAATTTGAA GTTCTCGGCGGTGAAGTCAAGCCTACGGATCCACCGGAATATGATTTTCCCTCCTCGCCAACTGCAGAACGAATCTGCTCTGATGTGGTCACTGCCTAA
- the LOC116019717 gene encoding probable inactive receptor kinase At1g27190: MVGFGLGFSGFLKLSIFVVLFGIGAGEDDVKCLRGVKSSFRDPDGNLGLWNFDNTTAGFICKFVGVACWNDNENRVIGLELRELNLGGEVPGALQDCHSLQNLDLSGNGLSGTIPSEICRWLPYLVTLDLSSNDLTGPIPPDLGNCTYLNKLILNDNKLTGNIPSQIASLGRLKTLSVANNDLSGRLPASFDGLDPSGFDFGGTDLCGGPAGKCGGLSKKNLAIIIAAGVFGAAASMLLGFGAWYWYFTKSANNRRKKGYGVGKAESDSWVGIFRDHRLTQVVLFQKPLVKVKVVDLLAATNNFSTENIINSIRTGTAYKAILRDGSVLAIKRLSNCKMGEKQFRMEMHRLGQLRHPNLVPLLGFCTVEEEKLLVYKHLSNGTLFSLLHGNLDVLDWPTRFRIGLGAGRGLAWLHHGCQPPILHQNFSSHVILLDEDFDARIMDFGLVRLMAPPDAHETSFLKGDLGEFGYVAPEYSSTMIPSTKGDAYSFGVVLLELATGQKPLEVTTAEEGFKGNLVDWVNQHSGSGRIKDVIDKSICGRGHDEQIVQFLRIACNCVVSRSKERWSMYQAYEALNKMAAQQGISEQYDEFPLIFNEQDTTSPM; the protein is encoded by the coding sequence ATGGTTGGGTTCGGGTTAGGGTTTTCCGGTTTTTTGAAGCTTTCGATTTTTGTGGTGTTGTTCGGAATTGGGGCGGGTGAAGATGACGTCAAGTGTTTGCGAGGCGTGAAGTCGTCGTTTAGGGATCCGGACGGGAATTTAGGGCTGTGGAACTTCGACAACACGACGGCGGGGTTCATCTGCAAGTTCGTCGGCGTGGCGTGCTGGAACGACAACGAGAATCGCGTGATCGGATTGGAGCTCCGGGAGTTGAACCTCGGCGGCGAGGTTCCCGGCGCGTTGCAGGACTGTCACAGCTTGCAGAACCTGGATCTCTCCGGTAATGGACTCTCCGGTACCATACCTTCTGAAATTTGTCGTTGGTTGCCTTATTTAGTAACCCTAGACTTGTCGAGCAACGATTTGACCGGGCCAATTCCACCGGATCTCGGTAATTGCACGTATTTGAATAAGCTGATACTTAATGATAACAAATTGACTGGAAACATTCCGTCTCAGATTGCTAGTTTGGGTAGGCTGAAGACACTTTCTGTAGCGAATAATGATCTTTCCGGTAGGCTTCCGGCGTCTTTTGACGGCTTGGATCCATCCGGGTTTGATTTTGGGGGAACTGATCTTTGCGGCGGGCCGGCTGGGAAATGTGGAGGATTAAGCAAGAAAAACTTGGCTATAATAATTGCAGCTGGTGTTTTTGGGGCTGCTGCATCTATGCTGTTAGGGTTTGGAGCATGGTATTGGTATTTCACAAAGTCTGCCAACAATAGGAGGAAGAAAGGGTATGGAGTTGGGAAGGCGGAATCGGATAGTTGGGTTGGGATATTCAGAGATCATAGGCTTACTCAAGTTGTGTTATTCCAGAAACCGCTCGTGAAGGTTAAGGTGGTGGATTTGTTGGCTGCAACCAACAATTTTAGCACGGAGAACATCATAAACTCGATCAGGACTGGGACGGCCTACAAGGCTATCCTGCGTGATGGTTCTGTGCTGGCAATTAAGCGGCTGAGTAATTGCAAGATGGGGGAGAAGCAGTTTAGGATGGAAATGCATAGGTTAGGGCAGCTCAGGCATCCGAATCTGGTGCCACTTCTGGGGTTCTGTACTGTGGAGGAGGAGAAGCTTTTGGTGTATAAGCACCTATCCAATGGGACTTTGTTTTCGTTGTTGCATGGAAATCTCGATGTGCTGGATTGGCCTACTAGGTTTAGGATTGGCCTAGGTGCGGGCAGGGGGCTTGCCTGGCTTCACCACGGTTGTCAACCGCCAATCCTGCACCAGAATTTCAGTTCTCACGTTATTCTTCTGGACGAGGATTTTGATGCCAGGATAATGGATTTCGGGTTGGTGAGGCTTATGGCACCTCCTGATGCACACGAGACTAGTTTTCTGAAGGGGGATTTAGGTGAATTCGGGTATGTAGCTCCCGAGTACTCGAGCACAATGATTCCCTCAACGAAGGGAGATGCTTACAGCTTCGGAGTTGTCCTTCTAGAGTTGGCTACCGGGCAAAAACCACTCGAAGTCACCACTGCTGAAGAAGGTTTTAAAGGCAACCTGGTGGACTGGGTAAATCAGCACTCTGGATCAGGTCGTATTAAGGATGTCATTGATAAGAGCATATGTGGGAGGGGCCACGATGAGCAGATTGTGCAGTTCCTAAGAATCGCGTGCAATTGTGTTGTCTCTCGCTCCAAGGAAAGGTGGTCGATGTATCAGGCATACGAAGCGTTGAACAAAATGGCTGCACAGCAAGGTATCTCTGAACAATACGACGAATTCCCTCTAATTTTCAACGAACAAGATACTACCAGTCCTATGTAA